From Micromonospora nigra, one genomic window encodes:
- a CDS encoding DUF1772 domain-containing protein, whose product MSVAALVIATVTTGLVAGLFFGFSVAVMPALARVDDTTFVRVMQQVNSAIQNVLFGLVFLGALVAGGAAAWWHLDHPDVRGWVVAGVAGYLVTLVITFAVNIPLNNRLDRAGPPDRLADPRAARRDFEQPWVRWHHLRTLICVAAFGCLCAALALA is encoded by the coding sequence ATGTCGGTGGCGGCGCTGGTCATCGCGACGGTGACGACGGGTCTGGTGGCCGGGCTCTTCTTCGGGTTCTCGGTCGCGGTGATGCCCGCACTCGCGCGGGTCGACGACACCACGTTCGTCCGGGTCATGCAACAGGTCAACAGCGCCATCCAGAACGTCCTGTTCGGCCTGGTCTTCCTGGGCGCGCTTGTCGCCGGCGGTGCGGCGGCCTGGTGGCACCTCGATCACCCCGACGTCCGGGGCTGGGTCGTCGCCGGCGTCGCCGGCTACCTCGTCACGCTGGTGATCACCTTCGCGGTGAACATTCCGCTCAACAACCGCCTGGACCGCGCCGGCCCGCCCGACCGGCTGGCCGACCCCCGGGCGGCGCGGCGGGACTTCGAACAGCCGTGGGTCCGCTGGCACCACCTGCGCACCCTCATCTGCGTGGCCGCCTTCGGCTGCCTCTGCGCAGCCCTGGCCCTGGCGTGA
- a CDS encoding arsenate reductase ArsC yields the protein MTRASADVHPPLTIDQQVALHTAATRLAVEFDGSYGTETIEKFLHHSYDQFATVATISHHLPLLAERFARQRLHALARVEGHHRDGRPVVLFLCTHNAGRSQMALGFLTHLAGDRAIAWSGGSEPGTEINPRAIAAMSERGIDISQEFPKPWTDEVVRAADVVVTMGCGDACPVFPGTRYENWTVDDPAGLDLVDVRPIRDEIERRVRRLLDDLTVTTTR from the coding sequence ATGACCCGCGCCAGCGCCGACGTCCACCCGCCACTCACCATCGACCAGCAGGTCGCCCTGCACACCGCCGCGACCCGCCTGGCGGTGGAGTTCGACGGCAGCTACGGCACCGAGACCATCGAGAAGTTCCTGCACCACAGCTACGACCAGTTCGCCACCGTCGCCACCATCTCCCACCACCTGCCGCTGCTGGCCGAACGCTTCGCCCGACAGCGGCTGCACGCCCTGGCCCGGGTCGAAGGTCACCACCGCGACGGCCGGCCCGTCGTGCTGTTCCTGTGCACCCACAACGCCGGCCGCTCCCAGATGGCCCTGGGCTTCCTCACCCACCTCGCCGGCGACCGAGCGATCGCCTGGTCCGGCGGCAGTGAACCCGGCACGGAGATCAACCCGCGCGCGATCGCCGCGATGAGCGAACGCGGCATCGACATCTCACAGGAGTTCCCCAAACCCTGGACCGACGAGGTGGTGCGTGCCGCCGACGTCGTGGTCACCATGGGCTGCGGCGACGCCTGCCCCGTCTTCCCCGGCACCCGCTACGAGAACTGGACCGTCGACGACCCCGCCGGGCTCGACCTGGTCGACGTCCGGCCGATCCGCGACGAGATCGAACGCCGCGTCCGCCGGCTGCTCGACGACCTGACCGTCACCACCACCCGATAG
- a CDS encoding aquaporin, producing the protein MTIALRRRLLAEFTGTALLVTAVVGSGIMATNLSPGDVGLQLLQNSVATAFALGALILTFGPVSGAHFNPVVSAADWLLGRRAGTGLTGRDLGGYVVAQVLGGIAGAVLANLMFDLAAVDFSSKDRAAGNLWLGEVVATTGLILLIFALARSGRAPVAPAAVGAYIGAAYWFTSSTSFANPAVTVGRAFTDTFAGIAPGSVPGFVLAQLVGLAVGVGLLAALYPDAGAAADQVVVPTDEDATTGPRP; encoded by the coding sequence ATGACCATCGCACTTCGGCGGCGCCTGCTGGCCGAGTTCACCGGCACCGCCCTGTTGGTCACCGCCGTGGTCGGCTCCGGCATCATGGCCACCAACCTCTCCCCCGGCGACGTCGGCCTGCAACTGCTACAGAACTCCGTCGCCACGGCCTTCGCTCTCGGGGCGCTGATCCTGACCTTCGGCCCGGTCTCGGGGGCACACTTCAATCCGGTCGTGTCCGCCGCCGACTGGCTTCTCGGCCGCCGCGCCGGCACCGGCCTCACCGGCCGCGACCTCGGCGGCTACGTGGTGGCCCAGGTGTTGGGCGGAATCGCCGGTGCGGTGCTGGCGAACCTGATGTTCGACCTGGCCGCCGTCGACTTCTCGAGCAAGGACCGCGCGGCCGGCAACCTGTGGCTCGGCGAGGTCGTCGCCACCACAGGGCTGATCCTGCTGATCTTCGCCCTCGCCCGCTCCGGTCGCGCCCCGGTCGCTCCCGCCGCCGTCGGCGCCTACATCGGTGCCGCGTACTGGTTCACCTCGTCCACCTCCTTCGCCAATCCGGCGGTCACCGTCGGACGCGCGTTCACCGACACCTTCGCCGGCATCGCCCCCGGGTCGGTGCCCGGGTTCGTCCTCGCGCAACTCGTCGGCCTCGCCGTCGGTGTCGGTCTGCTCGCCGCCCTCTACCCCGACGCCGGTGCCGCCGCCGACCAGGTCGTCGTCCCCACCGACGAGGACGCCACCACCGGTCCCCGGCCGTGA
- a CDS encoding cytochrome c biogenesis CcdA family protein encodes MNEAPLALAVAAGTLAVVNPCGFALLPAYLSFLIVGDGSAGRGAAVLRALVATAAMTVGFVAVFGVFGLLVAPAGGAVQRHLPWVTVVMGVLLLGLGGWLLAGRTLPGLGLAAGRGPAVTRSLPSMVAFGVAYAVASLSCTVGPFLAIVVTSFRAGSVASGAGLFVAYAAGMGVTVAVAAVAVALARDGLIRRVRRVAALLSRVGGVLLVVAGGYVAWYGWYEIRVLRGSASGDVVVDGAAVVQRWLAEVLSRTGAGTLTAVLVALLAVTGGLWWWRHPRLRSRLPSD; translated from the coding sequence TTGAACGAGGCGCCGTTGGCGTTGGCGGTGGCCGCCGGGACGCTCGCGGTGGTCAACCCGTGCGGATTCGCCCTGCTGCCGGCGTACCTGTCGTTCCTGATCGTCGGTGACGGCAGCGCCGGTCGTGGGGCTGCGGTGCTGCGGGCGCTGGTCGCCACGGCGGCGATGACCGTGGGGTTCGTCGCCGTGTTCGGCGTGTTCGGGTTGCTGGTGGCGCCGGCCGGTGGTGCCGTGCAGCGTCACCTGCCGTGGGTGACGGTCGTGATGGGCGTCCTGCTGCTCGGGCTGGGCGGTTGGCTGTTGGCCGGCCGGACGCTGCCCGGCCTGGGCCTGGCGGCCGGTCGGGGACCGGCGGTGACCCGGTCGCTGCCGTCGATGGTCGCGTTCGGTGTGGCGTACGCGGTGGCGTCGCTGTCGTGCACGGTGGGGCCGTTCCTGGCCATCGTGGTGACCAGTTTCCGGGCCGGTTCCGTGGCTTCGGGTGCCGGCTTGTTCGTGGCGTACGCGGCCGGCATGGGGGTGACCGTGGCGGTCGCGGCGGTGGCCGTGGCGCTGGCGCGCGACGGCCTGATCCGCCGGGTCCGGCGGGTCGCTGCGCTGCTGTCGCGGGTCGGTGGTGTCCTGCTGGTGGTCGCCGGCGGCTATGTGGCGTGGTACGGGTGGTACGAGATCCGGGTCCTGCGGGGGAGCGCGTCGGGTGACGTCGTCGTGGACGGCGCGGCCGTGGTGCAGCGCTGGCTGGCCGAGGTGCTGTCCCGCACCGGCGCGGGCACGCTCACGGCCGTGCTGGTCGCACTGCTCGCCGTGACCGGCGGGCTCTGGTGGTGGCGACACCCGAGGCTCCGGTCCCGGCTCCCGTCCGACTGA
- a CDS encoding AraC family transcriptional regulator, producing the protein MDALAELLDQPRARGAFLLRSILTPPWSLRVEDRAPLSLVTMIRGHAWILPDGGEAVRIEPGDAVLLRGPDSYTFADEPGRPVQIVVHPGQRCTTPQGRDVAETMQLGVRTWGADGDGAAVMLSGTYQIDSEVSQRLLRLLPPVLIRRTEAADAPLIELLGREVVRDEPGQELILDRLLDLLLVSVLRSWLSSAETPDAGWYHAQHDPVVGPALRLLHAEPAYPWTVADLAVKVGVSRAALARRFTAQVGEGPMTYLTWWRLDLAADLLRRSDATVAAVARQVGYGSAFALSTAFKRVRGVSPQEHRQAVVPAALCPSAGPTAGGRG; encoded by the coding sequence GTGGACGCACTCGCCGAACTGCTCGACCAGCCTCGGGCACGGGGGGCCTTCCTGCTCCGGTCGATCCTCACCCCGCCGTGGTCCCTCCGCGTCGAGGACCGGGCGCCCCTGTCACTGGTGACGATGATCCGCGGGCACGCCTGGATCCTGCCCGACGGTGGCGAGGCGGTGCGGATCGAGCCGGGCGACGCCGTCCTGCTGCGTGGTCCGGACAGCTACACCTTTGCCGACGAGCCGGGCCGCCCGGTGCAGATCGTCGTCCACCCCGGGCAGCGGTGCACCACCCCCCAGGGGCGGGACGTCGCCGAGACGATGCAGCTGGGTGTCCGCACCTGGGGTGCGGACGGCGACGGTGCCGCCGTCATGCTCAGCGGCACGTACCAGATCGACAGTGAGGTGAGCCAGCGTCTGCTGCGTCTGCTGCCGCCGGTGTTGATCCGCAGGACCGAGGCGGCCGACGCGCCGCTGATCGAGCTGCTCGGCCGGGAAGTAGTGCGTGACGAACCGGGTCAGGAGCTGATCCTCGACCGGCTGCTCGACCTGCTGCTGGTCAGCGTGCTGCGTTCCTGGCTGTCCAGCGCAGAGACGCCTGACGCGGGGTGGTACCACGCGCAGCACGATCCTGTGGTGGGTCCGGCGCTGCGGCTGCTGCACGCGGAGCCGGCGTACCCGTGGACGGTGGCGGACCTGGCGGTGAAGGTCGGCGTCTCCCGCGCGGCCCTGGCCCGCCGGTTCACCGCGCAGGTGGGCGAGGGCCCGATGACCTACCTGACCTGGTGGCGTCTGGACCTCGCTGCCGACCTGCTGCGGAGAAGCGACGCGACGGTCGCGGCGGTGGCCCGGCAGGTCGGCTACGGCAGTGCGTTCGCGTTGAGTACCGCCTTCAAGCGGGTCCGTGGGGTCAGCCCGCAGGAGCACCGGCAGGCGGTCGTACCCGCCGCGCTCTGTCCTTCCGCCGGGCCGACAGCGGGCGGCCGTGGGTGA
- a CDS encoding cation:proton antiporter, whose product MHSLDMGYALIGSLAVLLVFWSSAIRNAIISEPLLALGLGVLAGPVLGVLDIADADVSMFTFEASRLLLAISLMAVALRFPLAAYRAVGRPVAVLLTAALLGMTLVSSGLAWLVLGLPLSLAVLLGACVAPTDPVLAASIVSGGPAERELPARLRQIISAESGGNDGLAFPLVVVVLAATGAGTWGERTVEALWGVGGAILVGVVVGALAGWAVRAALRREDVDEGSLLIFALVLAVAALGIGALLRTDDVLAVFVTGLAYNAVIKDFARVSEQKLDDSLSRYLLLPLFVLLGLELPWRAWLDLGWPLFAFVLGVLLLRRLPVVLALRPALAMSARDVVFLGWFGPIGVSALFYVTFSEHEGVRDPRLWAAGSLVVVASTVVHGITATPARRRYAGAAQARGGGGAGQRRDR is encoded by the coding sequence GTGCATTCGCTCGATATGGGTTACGCGCTGATCGGATCGCTCGCGGTGCTGCTGGTCTTCTGGTCCAGCGCGATCCGCAACGCGATCATCAGCGAACCCCTGCTCGCCCTCGGACTCGGCGTGCTCGCCGGCCCCGTGCTCGGCGTCCTCGACATCGCCGACGCCGACGTGTCCATGTTCACCTTCGAGGCGAGCCGGCTGCTGCTGGCCATCTCCCTGATGGCGGTGGCGCTGCGGTTCCCGCTGGCCGCCTACCGCGCGGTCGGTCGACCCGTCGCGGTGCTGTTGACGGCCGCGCTGCTGGGCATGACGCTGGTCAGCTCCGGGCTGGCCTGGCTGGTGCTCGGTCTGCCGCTGTCCCTGGCGGTGCTGCTCGGCGCCTGTGTCGCCCCCACCGACCCGGTGCTCGCGGCCAGCATCGTCTCCGGTGGTCCCGCCGAACGGGAGTTGCCGGCGAGACTGCGGCAGATCATCAGCGCCGAGTCGGGTGGCAACGACGGGCTGGCGTTCCCGCTCGTGGTGGTCGTACTGGCAGCAACCGGGGCCGGAACGTGGGGCGAGCGCACCGTCGAGGCGCTGTGGGGGGTGGGCGGAGCGATCCTGGTCGGGGTGGTGGTGGGGGCACTGGCCGGATGGGCGGTACGGGCCGCGCTGCGCAGGGAGGACGTGGACGAGGGTTCACTACTGATCTTCGCGTTGGTGCTGGCGGTCGCCGCGCTGGGAATCGGTGCGCTGCTGCGTACCGACGACGTGCTCGCCGTGTTCGTCACCGGGCTCGCCTACAACGCCGTGATCAAGGACTTCGCCCGGGTGTCGGAGCAGAAGCTGGACGACTCCCTCAGCCGGTACCTGTTGTTGCCGTTGTTCGTCCTGCTCGGCCTCGAACTGCCGTGGCGGGCCTGGCTGGACCTCGGCTGGCCGTTGTTCGCGTTCGTGCTGGGCGTACTGCTGCTGCGCCGGCTGCCGGTGGTGCTGGCGTTGCGGCCGGCGCTGGCCATGTCGGCACGGGATGTGGTCTTCCTCGGCTGGTTCGGGCCGATCGGGGTGTCCGCGCTGTTCTACGTGACGTTCAGCGAACACGAGGGGGTGCGGGACCCGCGCCTGTGGGCGGCGGGCAGCCTGGTCGTCGTGGCGAGCACGGTCGTGCACGGGATCACCGCGACGCCGGCCCGTCGCCGCTACGCGGGCGCGGCGCAGGCCCGGGGCGGTGGCGGTGCAGGACAACGTCGAGACCGATGA
- a CDS encoding LppX_LprAFG lipoprotein produces MAACGSKPGSDAPEQTSVLELLATDLRGSLQKTMEATDKSDSVTAAMQGTMGAEKISMQGVFDLGDPVKAEMTTSGPDDGAPTIVRLIGTVIFVEVPAEERAGMDGKRWMKLDLSAAGEQLGMDFTKQFENIDPIKQVKTLLALEGVTVVGEETVNGARTVHYTVTAPVATYLGHLDAELRSGVEKQYAKQGVKEVTMDLWVDEEYRPRRAGMNMGKMGDMTVDYTDYGKPVNIETPPAAETFDFAEMLKGLSAGN; encoded by the coding sequence ATGGCCGCCTGCGGCTCGAAGCCGGGCTCCGACGCGCCCGAACAGACCAGCGTGCTGGAGTTGCTCGCCACTGATCTCAGGGGCTCGTTGCAGAAGACGATGGAGGCCACCGACAAGAGCGACTCGGTGACCGCGGCGATGCAGGGCACGATGGGTGCCGAGAAGATCTCCATGCAGGGCGTCTTCGACCTGGGCGACCCGGTCAAGGCCGAGATGACGACGTCGGGCCCGGACGACGGTGCCCCGACCATCGTCCGATTGATCGGCACCGTGATCTTCGTCGAGGTTCCGGCGGAGGAGCGTGCGGGCATGGACGGGAAGCGCTGGATGAAGCTGGACCTTTCCGCAGCCGGCGAGCAGCTGGGCATGGACTTCACCAAGCAGTTCGAGAACATCGACCCGATCAAGCAGGTGAAGACGCTGCTCGCCCTTGAGGGCGTCACCGTCGTCGGCGAGGAGACCGTCAACGGGGCACGCACGGTCCACTACACCGTCACCGCCCCGGTGGCGACCTACCTCGGGCACCTCGACGCCGAACTGCGGTCGGGCGTCGAGAAGCAGTACGCCAAGCAGGGCGTCAAGGAGGTCACGATGGACCTCTGGGTCGACGAGGAGTACCGGCCGCGTCGGGCAGGCATGAACATGGGCAAGATGGGCGACATGACGGTCGACTACACCGACTACGGCAAGCCGGTGAACATCGAGACGCCGCCGGCCGCCGAGACCTTCGATTTCGCCGAGATGCTGAAGGGCCTGTCCGCCGGCAACTGA
- a CDS encoding redoxin domain-containing protein, whose translation MVIRRTSVTLVLVAALVLVGCGKDAAPGDDGVGPTPAAAADLTFTVATVDGGTFSGDRLRGKPAVLWFWAPWCSTCVSEAPTVKNLAGEYADRVAVVGVAGLGEPQAMREFVTMTGIDGFPQLADTEGLLWKRWEVTAQATFVVLDSEGAVAARGHLEPDELKRRVDGLVG comes from the coding sequence ATGGTGATTCGGCGGACGTCCGTGACGCTGGTGCTCGTCGCCGCGTTGGTCCTGGTCGGGTGCGGGAAGGATGCGGCGCCGGGGGACGACGGCGTGGGGCCGACACCGGCAGCGGCGGCGGATCTGACCTTCACTGTCGCCACTGTCGACGGTGGCACGTTCTCCGGTGACCGGCTTCGGGGGAAGCCGGCGGTGCTGTGGTTCTGGGCTCCGTGGTGCTCGACGTGTGTCTCCGAGGCGCCGACGGTGAAGAACCTGGCGGGCGAGTACGCCGACCGGGTGGCGGTGGTGGGTGTGGCGGGGCTCGGCGAACCGCAGGCGATGCGGGAGTTCGTGACCATGACCGGCATCGACGGGTTCCCGCAGCTCGCCGACACCGAGGGCCTGCTGTGGAAGCGGTGGGAGGTGACGGCGCAGGCCACTTTCGTCGTGCTCGACTCCGAAGGGGCCGTGGCCGCTCGCGGTCACCTGGAGCCGGACGAGCTGAAGCGGCGGGTCGACGGACTGGTGGGCTGA
- a CDS encoding NmrA family NAD(P)-binding protein, with product MTENAQLTKTKPILVLGATGKTGRRVAERLTARGLPVRAGSRTAPVPFDWEDQSTWGPALDGVGAAYISYFPDLGFPGAADAVGGFAKLAVSKGVQRLVLLSGRGEQQARISEEAVQETGAAVTVVRASWFNQNFSEDILLEPVLAGEIALPAGGSAEPFVDADDIADVAVAALTEDRHAGEVYELTGPRLLTFDDVAAEISRATGREVRYLPVTAEQYAAVLRENDLPAEYVELFTVILDGRNAHLTDGVQRALGREPRDFREFARDTAATGVWG from the coding sequence ATGACTGAGAACGCACAGCTCACCAAGACCAAGCCCATCCTCGTCCTCGGAGCCACGGGCAAGACCGGGCGCCGGGTGGCCGAGCGGCTGACCGCCAGGGGACTGCCGGTGCGGGCCGGCTCCCGTACCGCACCGGTGCCCTTCGACTGGGAGGACCAGAGCACGTGGGGTCCGGCCCTCGACGGCGTCGGGGCCGCCTACATCTCCTACTTTCCCGACCTCGGCTTCCCCGGCGCTGCCGATGCCGTCGGCGGCTTCGCCAAGTTGGCCGTGAGCAAGGGCGTCCAGCGGCTGGTGCTGCTCTCCGGCCGTGGTGAGCAGCAAGCCCGCATCAGCGAGGAGGCGGTGCAGGAGACCGGCGCGGCGGTGACCGTCGTCCGTGCGAGCTGGTTCAACCAGAACTTCAGTGAAGATATCCTGCTGGAACCGGTGCTGGCCGGGGAGATCGCCCTGCCGGCCGGCGGCTCGGCCGAGCCGTTCGTCGACGCCGACGACATCGCCGACGTCGCCGTCGCCGCGCTCACCGAGGACCGGCACGCTGGTGAGGTCTACGAGCTGACCGGCCCGCGCCTGCTCACCTTCGACGACGTCGCCGCCGAGATCTCCCGGGCCACCGGTCGCGAGGTCCGGTACCTGCCGGTGACCGCCGAGCAGTACGCCGCCGTGCTGCGTGAGAACGATCTGCCGGCGGAGTACGTCGAGCTGTTCACCGTCATCCTCGACGGGCGCAACGCACACCTGACCGACGGGGTCCAGCGGGCGTTGGGCCGGGAACCCCGCGACTTCCGCGAGTTCGCCCGTGACACCGCCGCCACCGGGGTATGGGGCTGA
- a CDS encoding S1C family serine protease, with product MTRRSRWVALLGSGAMLVATVGCTTDGGGEATATPTGAPTSTTAPAVADLPQIVAQLQPSVVTVRVGQGIGSGVVFRDGGLILTNEHVVGDQENVEVALADGTRIPARVVAADAVTDLAVLRAERTDLPPAPFRTELPSPGEPVLALGSPLGFLNSVTAGIVSGVGREIPGSASQGNALVDLIQTDAAISPGNSGGALVDFSGRVIGINDAYLPPQTGAVSIGFAIPAATALDIADDLLDDGRVTQPYLGVAVARLTSQIAQSLGAGTDRGVLVRDVDEDGPAAEAGIRPGDIITEVTGDRTETLEAFLGALRSVEPGQRISVTYLRDGETRRATVTPTTATR from the coding sequence GTGACACGTCGATCGCGTTGGGTGGCCCTACTGGGAAGCGGGGCGATGCTGGTCGCCACCGTCGGCTGCACCACTGACGGTGGCGGCGAGGCGACGGCGACCCCGACGGGAGCACCGACCAGCACGACGGCCCCGGCCGTCGCCGACCTGCCGCAGATCGTCGCGCAACTGCAGCCCTCCGTCGTCACCGTCCGCGTGGGCCAGGGCATCGGCTCCGGGGTGGTCTTCCGCGACGGCGGGCTGATTCTGACCAACGAGCACGTCGTGGGTGACCAGGAGAACGTGGAGGTCGCCCTCGCCGACGGCACCCGGATCCCGGCCCGGGTGGTCGCCGCTGACGCCGTCACCGACCTCGCCGTGCTGCGCGCCGAGCGCACCGACCTGCCGCCCGCGCCGTTCCGCACCGAACTGCCCTCGCCCGGCGAGCCGGTCCTCGCCCTCGGCAGCCCGCTGGGCTTCCTCAACAGCGTCACCGCCGGCATCGTCTCCGGCGTCGGCAGGGAGATTCCCGGGTCGGCCAGCCAGGGCAACGCCCTGGTCGACCTGATCCAGACCGACGCCGCGATCTCGCCGGGCAACTCGGGCGGTGCGCTCGTCGACTTCTCCGGACGGGTGATCGGCATCAACGACGCGTACCTGCCGCCGCAGACCGGCGCGGTGTCCATCGGGTTCGCCATCCCCGCCGCCACGGCACTCGACATCGCCGACGACCTGCTCGACGACGGTCGGGTCACCCAGCCGTACCTTGGCGTGGCGGTGGCTCGGCTGACCTCGCAGATCGCCCAGTCCCTCGGTGCCGGCACGGACCGGGGTGTGCTCGTCCGCGACGTCGACGAGGACGGCCCGGCAGCCGAGGCCGGCATCCGCCCAGGGGACATCATCACCGAGGTGACCGGCGACCGCACCGAGACCCTGGAGGCGTTCCTCGGCGCACTGCGCTCGGTCGAGCCCGGCCAGCGGATCTCCGTGACGTACCTGCGCGACGGTGAGACCCGGCGAGCGACCGTGACGCCGACCACGGCGACCCGCTGA
- a CDS encoding arsenate reductase ArsC, with product MSDKPSVLFVCVHNAGRSQMAAGWLRHLAGDTVEVRSAGSAPADQINPAAVEAMREVGIDITDQTPKLLEYATAESSDVIVTMGCGDACPVFPGKRYEDWKLDDPAGQGVEAVRPIRDEIRDRVRALLAELHLAP from the coding sequence ATGAGTGACAAGCCCAGCGTCCTGTTCGTCTGCGTCCACAACGCCGGCCGCTCCCAGATGGCCGCCGGCTGGCTGCGCCACCTCGCCGGCGACACCGTCGAGGTCCGCTCCGCCGGCAGCGCACCCGCCGACCAGATCAACCCCGCCGCCGTCGAGGCCATGCGTGAGGTCGGCATCGACATCACCGACCAGACGCCGAAGCTTCTGGAGTACGCCACCGCCGAGTCGTCCGACGTCATCGTCACCATGGGCTGTGGCGACGCGTGTCCGGTCTTTCCCGGCAAGCGCTACGAGGACTGGAAGCTCGACGACCCCGCCGGCCAGGGCGTCGAGGCCGTGCGCCCGATCCGCGACGAGATCCGCGACCGGGTTCGGGCGCTGCTCGCCGAACTGCACCTGGCCCCCTGA
- a CDS encoding helix-turn-helix domain-containing protein translates to MSTDLSSLAGRARIHAALGDPARLAIVDALSLGDASPGEIAHALDMPTNLVAHHVKVLTDAGLVARGRSEGDRRRIYLRLRPETLATLATPRLAGVGRVVFVCTHNSARSQLAAALWKHRTSGPAASAGTMPAARVHPRALAVAHRHALDLDPTGTAHVDDVVRDDDLVIAVCDNAHEELTGPVRPRLHWSVPDPVRIDTDEAFEAAYADLADRVGRLAPTSTSRGTP, encoded by the coding sequence ATGAGCACTGACCTTTCCTCGTTGGCGGGGCGGGCCCGGATCCACGCCGCGCTCGGCGATCCGGCCCGCCTCGCGATCGTCGACGCGCTCAGCCTGGGCGACGCCTCCCCCGGGGAGATCGCCCACGCCCTCGACATGCCGACGAACCTGGTCGCCCACCACGTCAAGGTCCTCACCGACGCCGGTCTGGTCGCCAGGGGCCGCTCCGAGGGCGACCGGCGGCGCATCTACCTGCGGCTACGCCCCGAAACCCTCGCCACCCTCGCCACCCCGCGCCTGGCCGGCGTCGGTCGGGTGGTGTTCGTGTGCACCCACAACTCGGCCCGCTCGCAGCTGGCCGCCGCCCTGTGGAAACACCGCACCAGCGGCCCCGCCGCCTCCGCCGGCACCATGCCGGCCGCCCGGGTCCATCCCCGCGCCCTCGCCGTGGCCCACCGCCACGCCCTCGACCTCGACCCGACCGGCACCGCACACGTCGACGACGTCGTCCGCGACGACGACCTGGTCATCGCCGTCTGCGACAACGCCCACGAGGAGCTGACCGGCCCGGTTCGCCCCCGCCTGCACTGGTCCGTGCCGGATCCGGTGCGCATCGACACCGACGAGGCTTTCGAGGCGGCCTACGCCGACCTCGCCGACCGCGTCGGCCGCCTCGCCCCCACCTCCACCTCGAGAGGCACCCCATGA